A portion of the Brienomyrus brachyistius isolate T26 unplaced genomic scaffold, BBRACH_0.4 scaffold40, whole genome shotgun sequence genome contains these proteins:
- the LOC125722569 gene encoding cytohesin-2-like, with translation MDLSPEKHSDLEDIRLRKGALLLEIQRLREALREALMEVEVLESSTKRSQILEKNRHVAMGRKKFNMDPKKGILFMVQNNLLRHTSEDIAQLLYKGEGLNKTAIGDYLGERDDFNIQVLQTFLGLHEFAGFNLVQALRQFLWSFRLPGEAQKIDRMMEAFAQRYCQCNPGVFQNIDTCYVLSFSIIMLNTSLYNPNVRDKPSVDRFISMNRGINDGGNLPDDLLRNLYKSIKNEPFTIPEDNGNNPFLNPDREGWLFKLGGGRVKTWKRRWFILMDNCLYYFKHTTDKKPRVIIPLENLSIREVKDLRKPNCFELYIPNNSRQLMKACRTEADGRLVEGNHVVYRISAPTPEEKDKWIQSITAAVSADPFYEMLAARKTQIS, from the coding sequence atggacctgagtccagagaagcactctgatcttgaggacatccggctgaggaaaggagcccttctgctggagatccagaggctgcgggaggcgctgagagaggccctcatggaagtggaggtccttgaatccagcaccaaacgcagccaaatcttagaaaagaataggcatgtcgccatgggaagaaagaaattcaacatggaccctaagaagggtatcctgttcatggtacaaaacaatcttctccggcacacgtctgaggacatcgcccagctcctatacaagggagaggggctgaacaaaacagccattggggattacctgggtgagagagacgacttcaatatccaagtcctccaaacatttcttgggcttcatgaattcgcagggttcaacctggtacaggctctcaggcagttcctctggagtttccgtctgccaggagaagcacaaaagattgacaggatgatggaggcctttgcgcagaggtactgtcaatgtaatcctggagtcttccagaacattgacacctgctatgtactttcattttccataatcatgctaaacactagcctttataatccaaatgtgagagacaagcccagtgtggacaggttcatctccatgaatcgaggaatcaatgatggaggcaacctgccagatgatctcctccgaaatctttataagagcataaagaatgagccattcacgattcctgaagacaatgggaacaatcCCTTTTTaaaccctgacagagagggttggctcttcaaactgggaggaggacgggtgaaaacatggaaaaggcggtggttcatcctgatggacaactgcctttactactttaaacatactacggataagaaacccagggtgatcattccgctggagaatctgagcatccgtgaggtgaaggatctcaggaagcctaactgctttgaactgtacatccctaacaacagcagacagctgatgaaagcctgcagaacggaggcggacggccgcctggtagagggcaatcatgtggtgtaccgcatctcggcgccaacccctgaggagaaggacaagtggatacagagcatcactgctgctgtgagcgctgaccctttttatgagatgctggcagcAAGAAAAACACAGATCTCTTAA